One window of Amaranthus tricolor cultivar Red isolate AtriRed21 chromosome 11, ASM2621246v1, whole genome shotgun sequence genomic DNA carries:
- the LOC130827078 gene encoding NADH-ubiquinone oxidoreductase chain 4, whose amino-acid sequence MLEHFCECYSNLSGLILCPVLGSITLLFIPNSRIRSIRLIGLCASLITFLYSPVLRIQFDPSTAKSQFVESLRWLPYENINFYLGIDGISLFFVILTTFLIPICILVGWSGMRSYGKEYITASLIREFLMIAVFCMLDLLLFYVLSESVPIPMFIIIGVWGSRQRKIKAAYQFFLYTLLGSVFMLLAILLILLQTGTTDLQILLTTEFSERRQIFLWIAFFASFAVKVPMVPVHIWLPEAHVEAPTAGSVILAGILLKLGTYGFLRFSIPMFPEATLCFTPFIYTLSAIAIIYTSLTTLRQIDLKKIIAYSSVAHMNFVTIGMFSLNIQGIGGSILPMLSHGLVSSALFLCVGVLYDRHKTRLVRYYGGLVSTMPNFSTIFFFFTLANMSLPGTSSFIGEFLILVGAFQRNSLVATLAALGMILGAAYSLWLYNRVVSGNLKPDFLHKFSDPNGREVFIFIPFLVGLVWMGVHPKVFPDRMHTSISNLVQHGKFH is encoded by the exons ATGTTagaacatttctgtgaatgctATTCTAATCTAAGTGGTCTTATTCTGTGTCCCGTGCTAGGAAGCATTACTCTTCTTTTCATTCCAAATTCAAGAATACGATCGATACGATTGATTGGTCTGTGCGCTTCTCTTATTACTTTTTTGTATTCTCCTGTTCTTCGGATACAATTTGATCCTTCTACGGCCAAATCTCAATTTGTGGAAAGCCTTCGATGGCTTCCTTatgaaaacataaatttttatttgggTATAGATGGTATCTCTTTATTCTTCGTGATATTGACCACATTTTTGATCCCTATTTGCATTTTAGTGGGTTGGTCTGGTATGAGAAGTTATGGGAAAGAGTATATTACAGCATCTCTAATTCGTGAATTTCTAATGATCGCCGTGTTCTGCATGCTGGATCTTCTACTATTCTATGTTCTTTCCGAAAGCGTGCCAATCCCTATGTT CATTATTATAGGGGTATGGGGTTCGAGACAAAGAAAGATCAAGGCAGCATATCAGTTTTTCCTTTATACTTTACTTGGATCCGTTTTTATGCTATTAGCTATTCTCTTGATTCTTCTCCAAACAGGAACCACCGATTTACAAATCTTATTAACCACAGAATTTAGTGAGCGGCGCCAAATCTTTTTATGGATTGCTTTTTTCGCCTCTTTCGCTGTCAAAGTTCCTATGGTACCAGTTCATATTTGGTTACCCGAAGCTCATGTAGAGGCACCCACGGCAGGATCCGTTATCTTGGCAGGAATTCTTTTAAAATTGGGAACttacgggtttttaagattttcaaTACCCATGTTTCCTGAAGCGACACTTTGTTTCACTCCTTTCATTTATACTCTAAGCGCGATTGCTATAATATATACTTCCTTGACCACTTTAAGACAGATCGATCTTAAGAAGATCATTGCTTACTCCTCAGTAGCCCATATGAATTTTGTGACTATTGGTATGTTTAGTCTGAACATACAGGGAATTGGAGGTAGCATTCTACCGATGTTAAGTCATGGACTGGTTTCTTCAGCCCTTTTTCTATGTGTTGGTGTTCTATATGACCGACATAAGACTCGACTTGTTAGATATTACGGAGGTTTAGTGAGCACCATGCCGAATTTCTCTaccattttcttctttttcactTTAGCCAATATGAGTTTACCTGGTACTAGCAGCTTTATCGGGGAATTTCTCATCTTAGTAGGAGCTTTCCAAAGAAATAGTTTAGTAGCCACATTAGCAGCGCTTGGGATGATTTTAGGCGCGGCCTATTCCCTTTGGCTATATAATCGTGTGGTTTCTGGAAATTTAAAACCCGACTTCCTCCATAAATTCTCCGATCCAAACGGCAGAGAAGTTTTCATATTTATACCCTTTCTTGTTGG